From a single Microbacterium murale genomic region:
- a CDS encoding BCCT family transporter, producing the protein MSEPENSQGTYLPPSASADPAAAPRRTLPAVQRWVFWPAAVIVIVFVAFTLIAPGIAESLFKTIQTTIVNAFNWYYVLIAVVFVAFSLYLGFSRFGDIKLGKDDDEPEFSLMSWFSLLFAAGMGIGLVFYGVSEPLTHFVTPRPGVAGTPEQLAQAALGQTYLHWGIHAWSIYVVIGLALAYAIHRRKRPISIRWTLEPLLGKRVEGGWGHAIDIIALVGTLFGVATSLGLGVLQISAGLDAAGFTKPDATTQVIIILVISVFVLASVLSGVTKGMKWLSTVNLVLAGVLVLYLLVMGPSEFLLRDFVQSIGYYIQNFVGLSFNVSAFQGTAGEEWQAQWTSFYWGWWISWAPFVGIFIARVSKGRTVREFVAGVILVPTLLGILWFSVLGGSALAIELQEPGALLDAEGKVDLQGALFQMLEHVPGTQVITIGVILLIGIFFVTSADSGALVMGMIATGGQQNPKRWIRTFFVLVTAALAIALLLAGGLTALQTAAITIALPFSIVMLLICWSTMVAFIRERRAYARAERAQLIDKIGDYYGLEVEARDETGLLGAQPRWLRNLQRRLGLPVAPTTPIRIPAELLGAESRADAGPAMLDVDDLVSADEFSAHDDQDVPSHGEDQEPPVR; encoded by the coding sequence ATGAGCGAACCGGAGAACTCACAGGGCACGTACCTTCCCCCATCGGCCTCCGCGGATCCCGCGGCCGCACCTCGCCGCACGCTTCCCGCCGTCCAGCGCTGGGTGTTCTGGCCGGCGGCGGTGATCGTGATCGTCTTCGTGGCGTTCACGTTGATCGCACCGGGCATCGCCGAGTCGCTCTTCAAGACCATCCAGACCACGATCGTCAATGCGTTCAACTGGTATTACGTGCTCATCGCCGTCGTGTTCGTGGCATTCAGCCTGTACCTCGGCTTCAGCCGGTTCGGCGACATCAAGCTCGGCAAGGATGACGACGAGCCGGAGTTCTCACTGATGAGCTGGTTCTCGCTGCTTTTCGCCGCGGGCATGGGCATCGGGCTGGTGTTCTACGGCGTATCGGAGCCGCTGACCCACTTCGTCACCCCGCGGCCCGGCGTCGCAGGAACGCCGGAGCAGCTCGCGCAGGCGGCCCTCGGCCAGACGTATCTGCACTGGGGCATCCACGCGTGGTCGATCTACGTCGTCATCGGCCTCGCCCTCGCCTACGCCATCCACCGTCGCAAGCGTCCGATCTCCATCCGATGGACGCTGGAGCCGTTGCTCGGAAAGCGCGTCGAGGGCGGCTGGGGTCACGCGATCGACATCATCGCACTGGTGGGCACGCTGTTCGGCGTGGCCACCTCTCTGGGTCTCGGAGTGCTGCAGATCAGCGCCGGCCTCGATGCCGCCGGCTTCACGAAGCCCGACGCGACCACTCAGGTCATCATCATCCTGGTCATCTCGGTGTTCGTGCTCGCGTCGGTGCTCTCCGGAGTCACGAAGGGCATGAAGTGGCTGTCGACGGTGAACCTCGTTCTGGCCGGTGTCCTCGTCCTCTACCTGCTCGTGATGGGACCGAGTGAGTTCCTGCTCCGGGATTTCGTCCAATCGATCGGTTACTACATCCAGAACTTCGTCGGACTCTCCTTCAACGTCAGCGCGTTCCAGGGCACGGCCGGTGAGGAATGGCAGGCGCAGTGGACCTCGTTCTACTGGGGTTGGTGGATCTCCTGGGCACCGTTCGTCGGGATCTTCATCGCCCGAGTGTCGAAGGGACGCACGGTGCGCGAGTTCGTCGCCGGCGTCATCCTCGTTCCGACACTGCTCGGCATCCTCTGGTTCTCGGTGCTCGGCGGATCCGCACTCGCGATCGAGCTTCAGGAGCCGGGCGCCTTGTTGGACGCTGAAGGCAAGGTCGATCTGCAAGGCGCTCTGTTCCAGATGCTCGAGCACGTTCCTGGAACACAGGTCATCACGATCGGCGTCATCCTGCTCATCGGGATCTTCTTCGTCACATCGGCGGATTCCGGCGCACTGGTGATGGGCATGATCGCCACCGGCGGGCAGCAGAACCCGAAGCGCTGGATCCGCACCTTCTTCGTGCTGGTCACTGCGGCACTCGCGATCGCCCTGCTGCTCGCGGGCGGCCTGACCGCCCTGCAGACGGCCGCCATCACGATCGCCCTGCCCTTCAGCATCGTGATGCTGCTGATCTGCTGGTCGACGATGGTGGCGTTCATCCGAGAACGGCGGGCGTACGCCAGAGCAGAACGGGCGCAGCTCATCGACAAGATCGGCGACTACTACGGTCTCGAGGTGGAGGCGCGCGACGAGACGGGGCTGCTCGGCGCGCAGCCCCGCTGGCTGCGCAATCTCCAGCGCCGCCTCGGGCTGCCGGTCGCACCGACGACGCCGATCCGCATCCCTGCGGAGCTGCTCGGTGCAGAGAGCCGGGCGGATGCCGGACCGGCCATGCTCGACGTCGATGATCTGGTGTCAGCGGATGAGTTCTCGGCGCATGACGACCAGGACGTCCCGTCGCACGGCGAGGATCAAGAGCCACCCGTGCGTTGA
- a CDS encoding MFS transporter, with protein MTDVVAADIDRSGLDTKDQRRRAIIGSSVGTIIEWYDFTLYGLASALVFAPLFFPGAGSLAGTLGAFATFAVGFGARPIGGLIFAHFGDRIGRKATLLTTLLMMGLATTLIGLLPTGETIGIWAPILLIVLRLFQGAGAGAEFAGAMTMASESAPTKNRAFVAGFPGSAVYVGMALATCCFALVSLMPSDLFLAWGWRIPFVASIAIVAFALYFRLRVKETAAFEAAERKGEVTSAPLVEAVRTHWRILLPGMALFVFALPWVYVVQTYSLNYTTGTLSVDPTHALIGLVIAELLTIPVTLLCGRLADRIGRKPVLMTAAIFGVVFAFPMFLLFNTENSWLVGLSLILGLAVIQGGTIGVSAAMLAELFPTRMRWSGIAISREIPAALVGGTAPLVATALVAATGGSPWLVAGYLVALSLIGIIGIRFLPETLRRGVDASALQD; from the coding sequence ATGACTGACGTCGTCGCCGCAGACATCGACCGATCAGGACTCGATACCAAGGACCAGCGCCGCCGTGCCATCATCGGCAGTTCGGTCGGAACCATCATCGAGTGGTACGACTTCACGCTGTACGGGCTCGCTTCGGCACTGGTGTTCGCACCGCTGTTCTTCCCCGGCGCCGGCAGCCTCGCCGGCACCCTCGGCGCGTTCGCGACCTTCGCGGTCGGCTTCGGCGCCCGACCGATCGGCGGCCTGATCTTCGCGCACTTCGGTGATCGGATCGGGCGCAAGGCGACTCTGCTCACGACCCTGCTGATGATGGGCCTGGCCACCACGCTCATCGGCTTGCTGCCGACGGGCGAGACGATCGGCATCTGGGCGCCGATCCTGCTGATCGTGCTGCGTCTGTTCCAGGGCGCGGGGGCCGGTGCGGAATTCGCCGGTGCCATGACGATGGCCAGCGAGTCCGCACCGACGAAGAACCGGGCCTTCGTCGCCGGGTTCCCCGGTTCCGCCGTATACGTGGGCATGGCGTTGGCCACGTGCTGCTTCGCGCTGGTGAGTCTGATGCCCAGCGACCTCTTCCTGGCATGGGGGTGGCGCATCCCCTTCGTCGCCAGCATCGCCATCGTCGCATTCGCCCTGTACTTCCGCCTTCGGGTGAAGGAGACGGCGGCGTTCGAGGCCGCCGAGCGCAAGGGCGAAGTGACGTCGGCACCGCTCGTCGAAGCCGTCCGCACGCATTGGCGGATCCTTCTCCCCGGCATGGCACTCTTCGTCTTCGCCCTGCCATGGGTCTACGTCGTGCAGACATACTCGCTGAACTACACGACCGGCACGCTCTCGGTCGACCCCACGCATGCGCTGATCGGGCTCGTGATCGCCGAACTGCTCACGATCCCGGTCACGCTGCTGTGCGGACGACTCGCCGACCGCATCGGCCGCAAGCCCGTACTCATGACCGCCGCGATCTTCGGTGTCGTGTTCGCGTTCCCGATGTTCCTGCTGTTCAACACCGAGAACTCGTGGTTGGTGGGTCTGTCGCTGATCCTCGGCCTCGCCGTGATCCAGGGCGGGACGATCGGGGTCAGCGCCGCGATGCTGGCCGAACTGTTCCCCACCCGGATGCGTTGGAGCGGTATCGCCATCTCGCGCGAGATCCCCGCGGCACTCGTCGGCGGCACGGCGCCTCTCGTCGCGACCGCACTGGTCGCGGCCACCGGAGGATCACCGTGGCTCGTGGCCGGCTATCTCGTCGCACTCAGCCTGATCGGCATCATCGGCATCAGGTTCCTTCCGGAGACCCTCCGACGCGGCGTCGATGCGAGCGCTCTCCAGGACTGA
- the rocD gene encoding ornithine--oxo-acid transaminase, whose amino-acid sequence MTASTSPVATEAHVAQNYSPLPVTIASGEGAWVTDAEGKRYLDLLAAYSAVNFGHRHPDLVAAAKAQLDRVTLVSRAFMSDRLEPFADALARLCGKEIVLPMNTGAEAVETGIKVARAWGYRVKGIAPERARIVVAAGNFHGRTTTIVSFSDDESARDDFGPYTPGFDAVPFGDADAIAAAITDETAAVLVEPIQGEAGVIIPPEGYLTRVREICTEKNVLFIADEIQAGLGRVGATFACDREDVVPDLYLLGKALGGGILPVSAVVGDRDVLGVIRPGEHGSTFGGNPLAAAVGLRVVEMLETGEFQERARTLGAHLDEGLQKLIGNGVTAVRVAGLWAGVDIDPARGTGRAISEKLMERGVLVKDTHGQTIRIAPPLVIRSTEIDWALEQLRLVLEG is encoded by the coding sequence ATGACCGCTTCGACCAGTCCCGTCGCCACCGAGGCGCACGTCGCCCAGAACTACAGCCCGCTGCCCGTCACGATCGCCTCCGGTGAGGGGGCCTGGGTCACCGACGCCGAAGGCAAGCGCTACCTCGACCTGCTCGCCGCGTACTCGGCAGTGAACTTCGGCCACCGGCATCCGGATCTCGTGGCCGCGGCGAAAGCGCAGCTCGACCGCGTGACGCTCGTGAGCCGTGCGTTCATGAGCGACCGCCTCGAGCCGTTCGCAGACGCTCTCGCCCGACTGTGCGGCAAGGAGATCGTCCTGCCGATGAACACCGGCGCCGAAGCGGTCGAGACCGGCATCAAGGTCGCCCGCGCGTGGGGCTACCGGGTCAAGGGCATCGCACCGGAGAGGGCGCGCATCGTCGTCGCCGCCGGCAACTTCCACGGCCGCACCACGACGATCGTGAGCTTCAGCGACGACGAGTCCGCCCGGGATGACTTCGGACCCTACACGCCCGGTTTCGACGCGGTGCCGTTCGGCGACGCTGACGCCATCGCCGCCGCCATCACGGATGAGACGGCGGCCGTGCTCGTCGAGCCCATCCAGGGAGAGGCGGGCGTGATCATTCCGCCGGAGGGCTATCTCACCCGCGTTCGCGAGATCTGCACCGAGAAGAACGTGCTGTTCATCGCGGACGAGATCCAGGCCGGCCTTGGCCGCGTCGGCGCGACGTTCGCGTGCGACCGTGAGGATGTGGTTCCCGACCTCTACCTCCTGGGCAAGGCGCTCGGTGGCGGCATCCTCCCGGTGTCTGCTGTCGTCGGCGATCGTGATGTGCTGGGCGTGATCCGCCCCGGCGAGCACGGATCGACGTTCGGCGGCAACCCGCTTGCAGCCGCCGTCGGCCTGCGAGTCGTGGAGATGCTGGAGACGGGCGAGTTCCAGGAACGGGCCCGCACGCTCGGCGCGCACCTCGACGAGGGGCTGCAGAAGCTCATCGGCAACGGCGTCACCGCCGTTCGCGTCGCAGGCCTGTGGGCCGGAGTCGACATCGACCCCGCACGCGGCACCGGTCGCGCGATCAGCGAGAAGCTGATGGAGCGCGGCGTGCTCGTGAAGGACACGCACGGTCAGACGATCCGCATCGCGCCGCCGCTCGTCATCCGCAGCACGGAGATCGACTGGGCACTCGAGCAGCTTCGGCTGGTGCTCGAGGGCTGA
- the ddaH gene encoding dimethylargininase translates to MSTPETVTAPTTTRIAHHRRYLMCRPEHFTVSYKINPWMEPAKPTDTAKAVAQWQKLYELYLELGHEVELIEPLEGFPDMVYTANGGFLIDGRAYVPKFRFVERAGEAPAFADWFRASGFDTVEPEEVNEGEGDFLLVGDTILAGTGFRSTGDSHREVGEVFGREVISLNLVDPRFYHLDTAISVLDPVEGAANGGPERANIAYLPGAFDDASRAILEERYPDAILVADADGAVFGLNSASDGYNVIISPRATGFEKQLRERGYNPITVDLSELLLGGGGIKCCTLELRAANDAEVSG, encoded by the coding sequence ATGTCGACGCCAGAAACTGTCACCGCACCCACCACCACCCGCATCGCGCATCACCGCCGGTACCTGATGTGCCGGCCCGAGCACTTCACGGTCAGCTACAAGATCAACCCGTGGATGGAGCCTGCGAAGCCCACCGACACCGCGAAGGCCGTCGCGCAGTGGCAGAAGCTCTACGAGCTCTACCTTGAACTCGGCCACGAGGTCGAACTGATCGAGCCGCTCGAGGGCTTCCCCGACATGGTCTACACCGCCAACGGCGGCTTCCTGATCGACGGGCGGGCGTACGTGCCGAAGTTCCGCTTCGTCGAGCGCGCCGGTGAGGCGCCGGCGTTCGCCGACTGGTTCCGCGCGAGCGGATTCGACACGGTCGAGCCGGAAGAGGTCAACGAGGGTGAGGGCGACTTCCTGCTCGTCGGTGACACGATCCTGGCCGGTACGGGCTTCCGTTCCACCGGCGACAGCCACCGCGAGGTTGGCGAGGTGTTCGGCCGGGAGGTCATCTCCCTGAACCTCGTCGACCCGCGCTTCTACCACCTCGACACGGCCATCTCAGTGTTGGACCCGGTCGAGGGTGCAGCGAACGGCGGTCCGGAGCGCGCGAACATCGCCTACCTGCCCGGCGCTTTCGACGACGCCAGCCGCGCGATCCTCGAGGAGCGCTACCCGGATGCCATCCTCGTCGCCGATGCGGACGGTGCCGTGTTCGGCCTGAACTCTGCCAGCGACGGCTACAACGTGATCATCTCGCCCCGCGCCACCGGCTTCGAGAAGCAGCTGCGCGAGCGCGGCTACAACCCCATCACCGTCGACCTGTCCGAACTGCTGCTCGGCGGCGGCGGCATCAAGTGCTGCACGCTCGAACTGCGCGCGGCGAATGATGCGGAGGTGAGCGGATGA
- a CDS encoding NAD(P)-dependent alcohol dehydrogenase gives MDTAAIPATMTAWLRTDYGPAAGTTLQSVDVPRPGKGEVLLKVRATALAAGDVRLLLGDPRLARLAFGLRRPSQPIRGIDVAGTVVAVGADVPQERIGDEVVVELSAGGGLAAFVVASAARLVARPDDVEPGTAATLSVSAGTAQQALDLAGIEAGNRVLVLGGSGGVGTFTVQLAVERGAEVDATCSEPNRALVERIGATRTFDHRVSPASALHAGTYDAIIDIVGNEPLLSLRNLLTPKGTLVMVSGAGGSVLGPLPRMLRAALLSIGSGRRIRPLMAMPKPEMTAALIELAREGMITPVIERTYPFSEASAALARVETGHAVGKVVVRVEE, from the coding sequence ATGGACACCGCAGCGATTCCCGCCACCATGACCGCCTGGCTTCGCACCGACTACGGCCCTGCCGCGGGCACGACGCTGCAGAGCGTCGATGTCCCTCGGCCGGGCAAGGGCGAAGTGCTGCTGAAAGTCAGAGCGACGGCGCTGGCCGCCGGTGATGTGCGGCTGCTGCTCGGGGACCCGCGATTGGCGCGCCTCGCCTTCGGGCTGCGCCGGCCCTCGCAGCCGATTCGTGGCATCGACGTCGCAGGCACCGTCGTCGCCGTGGGCGCGGATGTTCCGCAAGAACGCATCGGCGACGAGGTCGTCGTCGAGCTGAGTGCCGGAGGAGGGCTCGCTGCTTTCGTCGTGGCATCGGCCGCCCGGCTCGTGGCTCGGCCAGACGACGTCGAGCCCGGTACCGCGGCGACGCTCTCGGTGTCAGCCGGCACCGCGCAGCAGGCGCTCGACCTCGCGGGGATCGAAGCCGGCAACCGCGTGCTCGTGCTCGGCGGGTCGGGCGGCGTCGGCACCTTCACCGTGCAGCTCGCGGTCGAACGCGGCGCGGAAGTCGATGCCACATGCAGCGAGCCGAATCGTGCGCTCGTCGAACGGATCGGTGCGACGCGCACGTTCGACCATCGCGTCTCCCCGGCATCCGCTCTGCACGCAGGAACGTATGACGCCATCATCGACATCGTGGGGAACGAACCGCTGCTGTCTCTGCGCAATCTGCTGACGCCGAAGGGAACGCTGGTGATGGTCAGCGGAGCCGGTGGGAGCGTCCTCGGCCCTCTGCCGCGGATGCTGCGCGCCGCGCTCCTCTCGATCGGGTCGGGTCGTCGCATCCGCCCCCTTATGGCGATGCCGAAGCCGGAGATGACCGCCGCCCTCATCGAACTCGCGCGCGAGGGCATGATCACCCCGGTGATCGAGCGCACCTACCCGTTCTCCGAGGCGTCCGCCGCGCTCGCTCGCGTCGAGACCGGTCATGCGGTGGGAAAGGTCGTCGTCCGTGTCGAGGAGTGA
- a CDS encoding helix-turn-helix transcriptional regulator → MVKPTLVTNSIRSRREDAGITQADLAGRIGVTRQTLIAIEQGRYSPTLELAFQIARAFEVGIDDLFQYPED, encoded by the coding sequence ATGGTCAAGCCCACTCTCGTCACCAACAGCATCCGCTCCCGGAGAGAGGATGCGGGGATCACCCAGGCCGACCTGGCCGGCCGCATCGGCGTCACGAGGCAGACGCTCATCGCGATCGAGCAGGGCAGGTACTCTCCCACGCTCGAACTCGCCTTTCAGATAGCCCGTGCATTCGAGGTCGGCATCGACGACCTCTTCCAGTATCCGGAGGATTGA
- a CDS encoding proline dehydrogenase family protein — translation MSESSLHGAGQLADQAVELARRWIADAAEIEVDPAAARLADLLQDKNGLPFTLGFVDGVMRPESLSAAAAQLQRIAPMVPDFLPWYLRGAVRLGGGIAPVIPTPTVPIARRVLREMVGHLVVDARPAKLGPAIEKLRETGARLNLNLLGEAVLGEAEAKRRLDGIHDLIQRDDVDYVSVKVSSVISHVSMWAFDEVVEAVAARLLPLYVTAASNGTFINLDMEEYRDLDLTIAVFTRILEDARLQRLEAGIVLQSYLPDALEALRELTAWAKARVEHGGAKIKIRLVKGANLAMERVDAVMHGWPLATYDTKLDTDANHLRLLDEALRPENTAAVRIGVAGHNLFGIAHAWLLAGERGVTEDVEFEMLLGMAQGQAQAVSRDVGSVLLYVPVVKPDEFDVAISYLVRRLEENAAPENFLSAAFHLHDDSALFEREEGRFRRALERAGDRTMRSVPFRIQNRQAPVHESLRPTTAAQIDDGDLTQAVLGIARGSDGADGSDGSNGEAFVETAVYSRREAESDSAGAPGFANTTDSDPVLPANREWAEGIRARIATSRAGESTLLDARIDDAAVLEQRIAQVRAAAPAWGARSASERAETLLRAAAALESRRGELIEVAASETGKVFAEADIEVSEAVDFARYYGAKARELDAVAGAAFEPARVTVVTPPWNFPIAIPAGGVLAALAAGSGVLFKPAPQARRCAAVVAEALWQAGIPRDVLTLVDVDEGDLGERLIAHEAVDRVILTGSWDTAALFRSWRPDLPLLAETSGKNAIVITPSADLDLAVADLVKSAFGHAGQKCSAASLVILVGPVGRSKRFARQLADSVRSLNIGWPTDPLAEVGPVIEEPQGKLAWALSELEGDEKWLIKPSLVGGDETGRLWRPGIRVNVEAGSRTHREEFFGPMLGVMHAPTLSAAIDLQNDVAYGLTAGLHTQDPDDLALWLDRVRAGNLYVNRGITGAIVQRQPFGGWKRSSIGPGAKAGGPNYLIGLGTWRSLPRGRASSTLHLRGLDSRISGLIESAQSSLDFEAFEWLRQSALSDAVAWDREFGQVRDVSQLGIERNLFRYRPTPVVVRATVDAPLQDVLRVVLAGIRSGAGFFVSIAEGLPAEVRSALGDLGALIAVESDSEWVERMLRREEPAPVAVVAHEPERASGVRVRLVGGRSAVARLHRLLAETVEGDPDIAVYDNEVTSAGRLELLPFVHEQSISITAHRFGNPDDWSADVI, via the coding sequence ATGTCAGAGTCGTCGCTGCACGGGGCCGGTCAACTCGCCGATCAGGCCGTAGAACTCGCGCGTCGTTGGATCGCCGATGCGGCGGAGATCGAGGTCGATCCAGCGGCAGCGCGCCTCGCCGATCTGCTGCAGGACAAGAACGGCCTTCCGTTCACTCTCGGGTTCGTCGACGGGGTGATGCGGCCGGAGAGCCTGAGCGCCGCTGCCGCCCAGCTGCAGCGGATCGCACCGATGGTGCCCGATTTCCTCCCCTGGTACCTGCGCGGCGCGGTGCGTCTCGGCGGTGGCATCGCGCCCGTGATCCCCACTCCTACCGTGCCGATCGCTCGTCGTGTGCTGCGTGAGATGGTCGGGCATCTCGTCGTGGATGCGCGCCCGGCGAAGCTGGGCCCGGCGATCGAGAAGCTCCGTGAGACGGGTGCTCGGCTGAATCTCAACCTGCTCGGCGAAGCCGTGCTGGGCGAGGCGGAGGCGAAGCGTCGTCTCGACGGCATCCACGATCTGATCCAGCGCGACGATGTCGATTACGTGTCGGTCAAGGTCTCGTCGGTCATCAGTCATGTCTCGATGTGGGCGTTCGACGAGGTCGTCGAGGCGGTCGCAGCCCGCCTGCTGCCGCTCTATGTGACCGCCGCATCGAACGGCACCTTCATCAACCTCGACATGGAGGAGTACCGCGACCTCGATCTCACGATCGCGGTGTTCACGCGCATCCTCGAAGACGCGCGCCTGCAGCGTCTCGAAGCGGGCATCGTCCTGCAGTCCTACCTGCCCGATGCGCTCGAGGCGCTGCGTGAGCTCACGGCGTGGGCGAAGGCACGCGTCGAGCACGGCGGGGCCAAGATCAAGATCCGCTTGGTCAAGGGTGCGAACCTCGCGATGGAGCGAGTGGATGCTGTGATGCACGGGTGGCCGCTCGCCACATACGACACCAAGCTCGACACCGATGCGAACCACCTGCGCCTGCTGGATGAGGCGCTGCGTCCGGAGAACACCGCCGCGGTTCGGATCGGTGTCGCCGGCCACAACCTGTTCGGTATCGCGCACGCCTGGCTCCTCGCCGGCGAACGCGGCGTCACCGAGGACGTCGAGTTCGAGATGCTGCTCGGCATGGCTCAGGGTCAGGCGCAGGCCGTCTCACGCGACGTCGGATCCGTACTGCTGTACGTGCCCGTGGTCAAGCCGGACGAGTTCGATGTGGCCATCAGTTACCTGGTGAGGCGGCTCGAAGAGAACGCGGCACCGGAGAACTTCCTCTCCGCGGCATTCCACCTGCACGACGATTCGGCTCTCTTCGAGCGGGAAGAGGGCCGCTTCCGCCGGGCGCTGGAGCGGGCGGGCGATCGCACGATGAGGAGCGTCCCGTTCCGCATTCAGAACCGACAGGCACCGGTGCACGAGTCGCTGCGACCGACGACGGCCGCGCAGATCGATGATGGAGACCTCACGCAGGCGGTGCTCGGCATCGCCAGAGGCTCGGACGGCGCGGACGGGTCGGACGGGTCGAATGGCGAAGCGTTCGTCGAGACTGCGGTGTACTCCCGCCGCGAGGCGGAATCCGATTCCGCAGGAGCACCGGGGTTCGCCAACACCACGGACAGCGATCCCGTTCTTCCGGCCAACCGCGAATGGGCGGAGGGCATCCGCGCCCGCATCGCGACGTCTAGGGCCGGCGAGTCCACTCTGCTCGACGCCAGAATCGACGACGCAGCAGTGCTGGAGCAGAGGATCGCGCAGGTTCGCGCTGCGGCACCGGCGTGGGGGGCGCGATCCGCATCCGAGCGCGCCGAGACACTGCTGCGCGCTGCTGCCGCGCTGGAATCGCGTCGAGGCGAACTCATCGAGGTCGCCGCATCCGAGACCGGCAAGGTGTTCGCCGAAGCGGACATCGAGGTCAGCGAGGCCGTCGACTTCGCTCGTTACTACGGGGCCAAGGCGCGCGAACTGGATGCCGTCGCCGGTGCCGCATTCGAGCCGGCCCGTGTCACCGTCGTCACGCCGCCGTGGAACTTCCCCATAGCGATCCCCGCCGGTGGCGTGCTCGCAGCGCTCGCCGCCGGTTCCGGCGTGCTCTTCAAACCGGCACCGCAGGCCAGGAGGTGCGCGGCTGTCGTCGCCGAGGCGCTCTGGCAGGCCGGCATTCCGCGAGACGTCCTCACTCTGGTCGACGTCGACGAGGGAGACCTGGGGGAGCGTTTGATCGCACACGAAGCGGTGGATCGCGTCATCCTCACCGGCTCTTGGGATACCGCAGCACTGTTCCGATCCTGGCGTCCCGACCTGCCACTGCTCGCGGAGACCAGCGGCAAGAACGCGATCGTCATCACGCCGTCCGCAGACCTCGACCTCGCCGTCGCCGATCTCGTGAAGAGCGCCTTCGGGCACGCAGGCCAGAAGTGCTCCGCCGCCTCGCTCGTGATCCTCGTCGGACCGGTCGGCCGCTCCAAGCGCTTCGCCCGTCAGCTGGCGGATTCGGTGCGCTCGCTCAACATCGGATGGCCCACCGACCCGCTCGCGGAGGTGGGCCCGGTCATCGAGGAGCCTCAGGGAAAACTCGCCTGGGCATTGTCGGAGCTCGAGGGCGATGAGAAGTGGCTGATCAAGCCCTCGCTTGTGGGCGGCGATGAGACCGGGCGGTTGTGGCGCCCCGGCATCCGCGTCAATGTGGAAGCCGGATCCCGCACTCATCGCGAGGAGTTCTTCGGCCCGATGCTGGGCGTCATGCACGCCCCGACGCTGTCGGCCGCGATAGATCTGCAGAACGACGTGGCATACGGCCTGACCGCCGGGCTGCACACCCAGGATCCTGACGACCTCGCGCTGTGGCTCGACCGTGTGCGCGCCGGCAATCTCTACGTGAACCGGGGCATCACCGGCGCGATCGTGCAGCGTCAGCCCTTCGGCGGCTGGAAGCGGTCTTCGATCGGGCCCGGTGCGAAAGCGGGCGGCCCGAACTATCTGATCGGCCTGGGAACGTGGCGTTCGCTGCCTCGCGGCAGGGCCTCGAGCACTCTGCATCTGCGGGGGCTCGACAGTCGCATCTCGGGACTCATCGAGTCGGCGCAGTCATCGCTGGACTTCGAAGCCTTCGAATGGCTGCGTCAGTCGGCACTGTCGGACGCTGTCGCATGGGATCGTGAATTCGGCCAGGTGCGCGATGTGTCGCAGCTCGGCATCGAGCGGAACCTCTTCCGCTATCGGCCGACGCCCGTCGTGGTGCGCGCGACGGTGGACGCCCCTCTGCAGGACGTGCTCCGAGTGGTGCTCGCCGGCATCCGCTCCGGTGCCGGCTTCTTCGTCTCGATCGCCGAGGGCCTCCCTGCCGAAGTGCGCAGTGCGCTCGGCGACCTCGGCGCACTCATCGCGGTGGAGAGCGATTCGGAGTGGGTCGAACGGATGCTGCGGCGTGAGGAACCGGCCCCCGTTGCCGTCGTCGCGCATGAGCCGGAACGCGCGTCAGGCGTGCGAGTGCGACTCGTCGGGGGGCGCAGCGCCGTCGCCAGGCTGCACCGCTTGCTGGCAGAGACTGTGGAGGGCGATCCCGACATCGCCGTCTACGACAACGAGGTCACGTCAGCGGGAAGGCTGGAGCTGCTGCCCTTCGTGCACGAGCAGTCGATCAGCATCACCGCGCACCGGTTCGGCAACCCCGATGACTGGAGTGCCGACGTCATCTGA
- a CDS encoding thioesterase family protein has protein sequence MNVIWRTLLVMWRARRRLRREGQLASGEVGRIRVTTLPTDIDVLRHMNNGRYLSLFDLGRWDLLVRTGMSDAMKRNGWYAVVSAETVTFRKSLQLWQRFDIESRLLGHDDKAIYLEHRAVVDGEIYARVIVRARMLKRSGGTLSHQELFAAVGRPEGLPDVEPWVHEWAMASALPATRADAPSIWM, from the coding sequence GTGAACGTGATCTGGCGGACTCTTCTCGTGATGTGGCGTGCGCGCCGGCGACTGCGCCGGGAAGGGCAGCTCGCTTCCGGCGAAGTCGGAAGGATCAGAGTGACGACTCTCCCCACCGATATCGATGTGCTGCGCCACATGAACAACGGACGTTATCTGTCGCTGTTCGACCTCGGGCGCTGGGATCTGCTGGTGCGCACCGGTATGAGCGACGCGATGAAGCGCAACGGCTGGTACGCGGTCGTCTCTGCTGAGACGGTGACATTCCGCAAGTCGCTGCAGCTCTGGCAGCGTTTCGACATCGAGTCGCGCCTGCTCGGTCACGATGACAAGGCCATCTATCTCGAACACCGCGCCGTGGTCGACGGCGAGATCTACGCGAGAGTCATCGTCCGCGCACGCATGCTCAAACGCAGTGGCGGCACGCTGTCGCACCAGGAGCTGTTCGCGGCCGTCGGCCGGCCGGAGGGTCTGCCGGATGTCGAGCCGTGGGTGCATGAGTGGGCGATGGCATCCGCTCTGCCTGCCACCCGCGCGGATGCCCCGAGCATTTGGATGTGA